The following are encoded in a window of Rhizophagus irregularis chromosome 4, complete sequence genomic DNA:
- a CDS encoding ribosomal 40S subunit protein S13, producing the protein MGRMHAPGKGISDSALPYRRTQPTWLKTTAEDVREQIFKFAKKGMTPSQIGVQLRDSHGIAQVKSVTGNKILRILKSNGLAPEIPEDLYHLIKKAVAVRKHLERNRKDKDAKFRLILIESRIHRLARYYKKAGQLAPNWK; encoded by the exons ATGGGTCGTATGCACGCTCCCGGTAAAGGTATTTCTGATTCTGCTCTTCCGTACCGACGGACTCAACCTACTTGGTTAAAGACTACAGCCGAAGACGTACGTgaacaaattttcaaatttgcaAAAAAGGGTATGACACCTTCACAAATTGGTGTTCAACTCAGAGATTCTCACGGTATCGCACAAGTGAAGAGCGTTACCGGGAATAAGATTCTTCGTATATTGAAATCAAATG GATTGGCACCTGAAATTCCTGAagatttatatcatttaatcAAGAAAGCTGTTGCTGTTCGTAAACACTTAGAACGTAATCGTAAAGATAAAGACGCCAAATTTAGATTGATCTTGATTGAATCTAGAATTCATCGTCTTGCCAGATACTACAAGAAAGCTGGTCAATTGGCTCCAAACTGGAAATAG